From a region of the Theobroma cacao cultivar B97-61/B2 chromosome 8, Criollo_cocoa_genome_V2, whole genome shotgun sequence genome:
- the LOC18592106 gene encoding protein FAM91A1, which produces MQHIPATIEEQLFLKAIREESSWENLPKRLQATLNSREEWHRRIIDHCIKKRLQWNTCFARKVCKESEYYEEMMRYLRKNLALFPYHLAEYVCRVMRVSPFRYYCDMIFEVMKNEQPYDSIPNFSAADALRLTGIGRNEFIDIMNKCRSKKIMWKLNKSIAKELLPTQPVDFPIEPWWGVCLVNFTLEEFKKLSEEEMATIDKICKEEANAFILFDPDVIKGLYRRGLVYFDVPVYPDDRFKVSRLEGFVSNKEQSYEDPIEELLYAVFVVSSENATVAELASTLQADLNQLQAAASFVCRLGWAVKVIDPASVLQENTGVPPHGVSLADEEDASHPSSTSANMSTDSENAQQGDLWETENYGPHSSDARVAFVVDANITSYLMMGSVSPGLKSHAVTLYEAGKLGHASIADLCKDLSTLEGTKFEGELQEFANHAFSLRCVLECLLSGGVANDTKTVEIADRMGVSASVHDESTLVADNSLTDVAEQSTNETGENINDTNNLEICREGSVGDDSVPETIGDDRSATLSKDGNLESEVSKSDLIVQNDDKLIQMEGPEIGKGTSRRKKKYRVDILRCESLAALPKTTLDRLFLRDYDIVVSMVPLPYSSVLPGPTGPINFGPPSHSSMTPWMKLVLYSTVASGPLSVVLMKGQCLRMLPAPLAGCEKALLWSWDGSTIGGLGGKFEGNLVKGSVLLHCLNSLLKCSAVIVQPFSRYDLDGSGKVVTLDIPLPLKNSDGSVALVGDELGLCAEECSKLNDLLTDLAHKIELWTVGYIRLLKLFKERESDHFAPNEEKYEWVPLSIEFGMPLFSPKLCNNICERIVTSRLLQADSLTEQHDSMQSIRKRLRDVCAEYQATGPAAKLLYQKEHQKDHSKELSKHLMNYASGRWNPLLDPSSPISGASSEHQRLKLASRQRCRTEVLSFDGSILRSYALTPVYEAATRPIDDSTPETATKVDPDETDSKEIILPGVNLLFDGAELHPFDIGACLQARQPISLIAEAASASTSFAIK; this is translated from the exons ATGCAGCACATTCCGGCGACGATCGAGGAACAGTTGTTCTTGAAAGCGATTAGGGAAGAAAGCTCGTGGGAGAATTTGCCCAAACGGCTTCAGGCCACTCTTAATTCTAGAGAAGAATGGCACCGAAG GATTATTGACCATTGTATCAAGAAAAGGCTCCAATGGAACACTTGTTTTGCTCGCAAAGTTTGCAAAGAAAGTGAATATTATGAAGAGATGATGCGTTACTTGCGAAAGAACCTAGCG TTATTCCCTTATCACCTTGCGGAGTATGTTTGCCGTGTGATGAGGGTGTCTCCTTTCCGATATTACTGTGATATGATATTTGAGGTTATGAAAAATG AGCAACCTTATGACAGCATCCCAAATTTCAGTGCCGCTGATGCCTTGAGACTTACGGGAATTGggagaaatgaatttattgatATCATGAACAAGTGCAGGTCTAAG AAAATTATGTGGAAGCTGAACAAGTCGATTGCAAAAGAGTTGTTACCTACCCAACCAGTGGACTTCCCAATTGAACCTTGGTGGGGAGTTTGTCTTGTTAACTTTACCCTAGAAGAGTTCAAG AAACTTTCAGAAGAAGAAATGGCAACAATAGATAAAATCTGCAAGGAAGAAGCTAATGCTTTTATCCTGTTTGATCCTGATGTTATAAAAGGTCTTTATCGACGGGGATTGGTCTATTTTGATGTCCCTGTCTATCCGGATGACCGGTTTAAAG TTTCTAGGCTTGAAGGGTTCGTTTCAAACAAGGAGCAGTCTTATGAGGATCCTATTGAGGA GTTGCTATATGCGGTTTTTGTTGTTTCAAGTGAGAATGCAACTGTTGCTGAGCTGGCATCAACGTTACAAGCAGATCTTAATCAACTTCAGGCTGCTGCATCTTTTGTTTGTCGCTTGGGATGGGCAGTAAAAGTAATTGACCCGGCATCTGTGCTTCAAGAAAACACAGGTGTACCTCCCCATGGTGTCAGTCTTGCAGATGAAGAAGATGCTTCTCACCCTAGTTCAACCTCAGCAAACATGTCCACTGATAGTGAGAATGCTCAACAAGGAGATTTATGGGAGACAGAAAACTATGGGCCCCATTCTAGTGATGCTCGGGTTGCTTTTGTTGTCGATGCTAATATAACATCTTATCTTATGATGGGCTCCGTTTCACCAG GATTGAAATCTCATGCCGTGACATTATATGAAGCAGGGAAATTAGGTCATGCTAGCATTGCAGATCTTTGCAAAGACCTGAGCACATTAGAGGGAACAAAATTTGAGGGAGAGTTGCAGGAATTTGCAAATCATGCATTTAGTCTCCGCTGTGTCTTGGAATGTCTACTATCTGGTGGAGTTGCCAATGACACTAAAACAGTGGAAATTGCTGATAGAATGGGAGTGTCAGCTTCTGTCCATGATGAGTCCACTCTGGTAGCTGACAATTCATTGACTGATGTAGCAGAACAATCTACTAATGAAACTGGAGAAAACATTAATGATACCAATAATTTAGAAATATGTCGGGAAGGTTCTGTTGGGGATGACTCTGTACCTGAAACCATTGGTGATGATAGATCTGCTACCCTATCAAAAGATGGTAACCTCGAGAGTGAGGTTTCCAAGTCAGATCTGATTGTCCAGAATGATGATAAACTGATACAGATGGAAGGGCCTGAAATAGGAAAAGGAACTTcaaggaggaaaaagaaatatcgAGTGGATATCCTTCGCTGTGAAAGCTTGGCTGCGCTGCCAAAGACAACCTTAGATCGGTTATTTCTTCGCGACTATGATATTGTTGTGTCTATGGTTCCTCTTCCTTATTCATCTGTTCTTCCTGGACCAACCGGGCCCATTAATTTTGGTCCTCCCTCTCACTCATCAATGACACCATGGATGAAATTGGTGCTATATTCAACAGTGGCTAGTGGGCCTTTATCAGTTGTTCTGATGAAAGGACAATGTCTACGCATGTTGCCTGCACCATTAGCTGGTTGTGAGAAAGCCCTTTTATGGTCTTGGGATGGTTCGACAATTGGAGGCTTAGGTGGAAAGTTTGAAGGAAATTTAGTTAAGGGAAGTGTACTTTTACACTGTTTAAATTCTCTTCTCAAATGCTCTGCTGTTATAGTGCAGCCCTTCAGCAGATATGACCTAGATGGTTCTGGCAAAGTTGTTACACTGGACATACCCTTACCCCTTAAGAACTCTGATGGCTCAGTTGCTCTTGTAGGGGATGAGCTGGGACTATGTGCGGAGGAATGTTCaaaattgaatgatttgtTAACTGATTTGGCTCACAAGATAGAGTTATGGACGGTTGGTTACATTCGCTTATTAAAGctttttaaagaaagagaatCGGATCATTTTGCCCCCAATGAGGAGAAGTATGAATGGGTTCCATTGAGTATTGAATTCGGGATGCCTCTTTTCAGCCCTAAATTATGCAATAATATTTGTGAAAGGATTGTCACATCTCGGTTACTTCAAGCAGATTCACTTACTGAGCAGCATGATTCAATGCAAAGCATACGTAAAAGGTTACGTGATGTTTGTGCAGAGTATCAAGCAACAGGTCCTGCAGCAAAACTTCTTTACCAAAAGGAGCACCAAAAGGATCATTCAAAGGAGTTATCGAAGCATCTAATGAACTATGCTAGTGGAAGATGGAATCCACTGCTAGAcccttcttctcccatttctgGAGCATCTAGTGAGCATCAAAGATTAAAACTTGCCAGCCGGCAGCGTTGTCGGACTGAAGTTTTGAGCTTCGATGGTAGCATTCTTAG ATCATATGCCCTAACTCCTGTATACGAAGCTGCCACAAGACCAATTGATGATTCCACCCCAGAAACTGCAACAAAAGTTGATCCCGATGAAACTGACAGCAAAGAAATAATCCTTCCTGGTGTTAATCTTCTTTTTGATGGTGCTGAGTTGCATCCCTTTGATATTGGTGCTTGCCTGCAGGCTCGCCAACCaatttccttaatagcagAGGCAGCATCAGCCTCTACATCTTTTGCAATTAAATAG